The window CCGGCTGCATCATCCGCTCGCAGATGCTGGACACGATGGCGGAAGCGCTCGGCGCGGGCAACGCGGCTGTCAATCTTTTGATGGCGCCGGCTTTTATCGCCATGATGCAGGAAGCGCATCCATCGCTGCGGCGCATCGTGGCGCGGGCCTCCGAGGCCGGCTCGCCGGTGCCGGCGCTGTCTTCGGCGCTCGCCTATTTCGACAGCTACCGCCAGGGGCGCGGCACCTCGAACCTGATCCAGGCGCAGCGCGATTTCTTCGGCGCGCATGGGTTCGAGCGCATCGGCGAGCAAGGGGCGTTCCATGGACCGTGGGGCAGCCGGGCGGGCTAGGCTTGGGTCGCGTCAGGTCGTCGGGCGTCTCTCGCGTCGTCATCCTAGGGCGGAGCAAGGAGCGAAGCGACGCGCGCAGACCCTAGGATCCATGCCGTTACATTTAAGACATTGCGGCGGTTACAGAATTCTGCACCGTTACACTTCCGGCAGAGGTTACGGCATGGATCCTCGGGTCAAGCCCGAGGATGACGAAGCTGAGGGGCCTCGGCCAATCTCCAGCGTCGAGCAGACGATCTTCTAGAGGGCAATCGTTGGCCGGCAACCAGAGCTACCCCCGATAGGGCAACACCTCGCCCGGCGCGCTGAGCGACTGCAGCGAGCCGGGCGCGGCGCCGCCGATCCAGCCGAGCACCGCGCGGGCGAGCTCGGAGCCGGCGAGCCTAAAATTCTCGTTGACGACCAGCAGTTCTCGCCGGAACAGATGCAGCAGTTCCGACGACTGTTTCGAGACCACGTCGACGTCGCGGCCGAGCTTCAGGCCGGCATCCTCGATGCCGGCGACGACGGCGAGCGTGGCGGCGGCGGCGCTACTGACGATGCCGTCCGGACGATTGTCGCGGCGCATCAACTGCGCGGTCCGCGTCCTGATCTGCTCGATTGTGTGGTCGATCGAAACGGTGTTGAACGGCACCTCCGAGGCGCCGACGTCGCTCAGCGCGTCGGCAAAGCCGTTCACCGTGTGGCCGTAATAGGTGAGGCCGACCGGCGGCGTGACCAGAGCGAGCCGGCGCCGGCCCATGCCGGCGAGATGGCGCACCGCTTCGCCGGCGAAGGCGTAGTTGTCGAAGTCATGATAGGGATGCACCAGCCCCATGTCGGTGCGGCCATGCGTGGCGAAGGGAATGCCGCGTTCCAGCATATAACGAGCGCGCGGGTCGTTGGGCTGGGTGCGTGAAAAGATGACGCCATCGGCCGAGCCGGTCTCGACCAGATAGCGTACGGGATCGAGCGGGTCTTGCGAGCGCGAATAGGGTGTGACGATCAGGTGATAAGGCGTGTCGGCAATGACTTCGGTGACTCCGTAGATAATATCCGAGACGAAGCTCATCAGCTCATGCTCGGTGTTCAGAACCAGGCTGATGACATTGGTCTTGCCCGTCCTCAGCCTGACGCCGGCGCGGTTCGGCCGGTAGCCGATCTGCTTGGCGACGAGCTGGACGCGCCGCCTGGTCTCGGCGCCGATCTCGGGCGCATCCTTGAGCGCGCGCGACACCGTGGTGACGCCGAGCCCGGTCATGAAGGCGAGCGTCTTCAGCGTCGGCCGTTCCCTGGCCGACGTCTCGTCGTCCTTCTCGATTCGTCGTCTATCCATTCGTCCCGCCCGTCAGGCGCATAGCAGCCGCGAGGACGGCCGGCAATCATGCAATATCGACTTTGCACGCTCTGCCGGCCGCCGCGGGGCTTCAATATACTGAAACGTTACAGGTTGCCAACGCCAACCCATCGTCAGCGATCGAGAGGCAGTCGGGGGCCGGCTCGCACTGCCAGGCAAAGCCACTGATTCAAATAGAATCTTCGCCGACTATGAGCCCTGGCGCCGATTTTGCCCACCCGGCGGCGATTAGGATATTCCCGGGACGTGAATTTGTTCACGGCTCGAAAAAAGCTCCCTCTGCATTTGTTCGAGGGTTGCGCATGCCGGCCAATTGACGTATCGAAAATCTGTAACGTTTCAGATTCTGGGAGGAGCCGAAATGCGATACAAATTCCTGACCGCCGCCTTTGCGGCGACGGTGGCCTTGAACTTCGCCGGGCCGGCGGCCGCGACCGATCTGGAGGTCACCCATTGGTGGACTTCGGGCGGCGAGGCGGCAGCGGTGGCGGAACTCGCCAAGGCGTTCGACGCGACGGGCAATCACTGGGTCGACGGCGCCATCGCCGGCTCCGGCGGCACGGCGCGCCCGATCATGATCAGCCGCATCACCGGCGGCGACCCTATGGGCGCCACCCAGTTCAATCACGGCCGCCAGGCGGAGGAGCTGGTTCAGGCCGGCCTGATGCGCGACCTCACCGACATCGCCACCAAGGGCAAGTGGACGGAAATCGTGCGGCCGAAGAGCCTGCTCGACAGCTGCACCATCGACGGCAAGATCTATTGCGTGCCCGTCAACATCCATTCCTGGCAGTGGCTCTGGCTGTCGAACGAGGCTTTCAAGAAGGCCGGCGTGCCGACGCCGAAGGACTGGAATGAGTTCGTGGCGGCCGCTCCGGCGCTCGAAAAGGCCGGCATCATCCCGCTCGCAGTCGGCGGGCAGCCCTGGCAGGCATCGGGCGCTTTCGACGTGCTGCTAGCGGCGGTCGGCGGCTCGGACGCCTTCCTCAAGGTCTACAAGAACAAGGACGCCACATTCGCGGCCGGGCCCGAGATCGCCAAGGTATTCAAGGCCGCCGACGACGCCCGCAAGATGGCCAAGAACACCAACGTGCAGGACTGGAACCAGGCAACCAACCTGGTCATCACCGGCAAGGCCGGCGGCCAGATCATGGGCGACTGGGCGCAGGGCGAGTTCCAGGTCGCCGGCAAGACCGCCGGCAAGGACTACACCTGTCTTCCCGGCCTCGGCCTGAACGAGGTCATCGCAACCGGCGGCGACGCCTTCTACTTCCCACTGCTCAAGGATGCCGACAAGTCCAAGGCGCAGGAGGTGCTGGCCCAGACGCTGCTCGATCCGAAGACACAGGTCGCCTTCAACCTCAAGAAGGGCTCGCTGCCGGTGCGCGGCGACGTCGACCTCAACACGGCCAACGACTGCATGAAGAAGGGCCTCGCCATCCTCGCCAAGGGTGCAGTCATCCCGTGGACGGACCAGCTGCTGTCGCAGGACAGCCAGAAGCAGAAGGAGGATCTGTTCTCCGAATTCTTCGCCAAGCCCGACATGACGCTCGAAGAGGCGCAGAAGCGCTTCGCCGCCATCATCGCTTCCGCCGACTGACGACAGACGGTCCTCCCGGCTCCCGGCCCCGCTCCCGCGGGGCCGGGAGTGTGCCGCCCTTACCCGTTTCCGTCCGGCTGCCGAGATGAGCAAGAGCAATCGCCCCAATCAGCTTTTCCGCAACCTCAATGCGAAGATCGCATCGATCCCGATGATCCTGACGGCATTGGTGGTGTTCGTCGGTGGAACTGCCTGGACGGTGCTCTATTCCTTCACCAATTCGAAGCTTTTGCCGCGGCTGCACTTCGTCGGGCTCGACCAGTATTACCGGCTGTGGGCGACACCGCGCTGGTTGGTCTCGATCGAGAACCTTTTGATCTACGGCGTGATCTCGCTGGTGTTCTCGCTGGTGATCGGCTTTCTCCTCGCCGCGCTGCTCGACCAGAAGATCCGCTTCGAGGATACGTTCCGTACCATTTTCCTCTACCCGTTCGCACTGTCCTTCATCGTCACCGGCCTTGTCTGGCAGTGGCTGCTCAATCCCGACTTCGGCATCCAGCACGTCGTGCGGGACCTCGGCTGGACGAGCTTCAGCTTCGATCCGCTCTATAATTCCAGCATCGTCATCTACGGCATTTCGATCGCCGCGCTCTGGCAAGGCACGGGGCTGATCATGTGCCTGATGCTGGCCGGACTGCGCGGCATCGACGAGGACATCTGGAAGGCGGCGCGGGTTGACGGCATACCCACCTGGAAAACCTATCTCTTTATCATCATCCCGATGATGCGGCCGGTCTTCATCACCACGCTGGTCATCATCGCCGCCGGCATTGTCAAGGTCTACGACCTGGTGGTCGCCCAGACCAGCGGCGGGCCGGGCATCGCTTCCGAAGTGCCGGCAAAATACGTCTACGACTATATGTTCTTCGCCCAGAATCTCGGCCAGGGTTTTGCCGCCTCGACCATGATGCTGCTCTCGGTGGTGATCGTCATCGTGCCGTGGGCCTATCTCGAATTCGGAGGCGGCAAGCGTGGCTGAGATTGCCGTCTCCCCACCCGCCACCGTGGATGCATCGCGGCACGAAGCCACGGGGCCGAGCGGGCCGAAGCCGCGGCACGTGCTGTCGCGCCGCAACATCTTTCTCTACGGCACGCTCATCGTGATGGCGCTCTATTATCTGCTGCCGCTCTACGTGATGATCGTTACGTCGCTGAAAGGCATGCCCGAGATCCGTCTCGGCAACATCTTCTCGCCGCCGCTGGAGATCACCTTCGAGCCCTGGGTCAAGGCGTGGTCGCAGGCCTGCACAGGCCTCAATTGCGACGGGCTCTCGCGCGGCTTCTGGAACTCCGTGCGCATCACCGTACCATCGGTGCTGCTATCGATCGCCATCGCCTCGGTGAACGGCTATGCGCTCGCCAATTGGCGCTTCAAGGGCGCCGACACCTTCTTCATCATCCTGATCGTCGGCGCCTTCATCCCCTATCAGGTGATGATCTATCCGATCGTCATCATCCTGCGCGAGATCGGCCTCTATGGCAGCCTCACCGGCCTGGTCATCGTGCATTCCATCTTTGGCATGCCGATCCTGACGCTTTTGTTCCGCAACTATTTCACCTCGATGCCGGAAGAGTTGTTCCGCGCGGCGCGCGTCGACGGCGCAGGCTTCTGGGGCATCTATCTGCGCATCATGCTGCCGATGTCGCTGCCGATCTTCGTCGTCGCCATCATCCTGCAGGTGACCGGCATCTGGAACGACTTCCTGTTCGGCGTCGTCTACACGCGTCCCGATACCTATCCCATGACGGTGCAGCTCAACAACATCGTCAATTCGGTGCAGGGCGTGAAGGAATACAACGTCAACATGGCCGCCACCATCCTGACCGGCCTTGTTCCGCTCATCGTCTACTTCATTTCGGGCAAGCTTTTCGTGCGCGGCATCGCCGCCGGCGCGGTGAAAGGGTGATGATGGCAGCAGTCGCCAATCCCAGCGTCTCGATCCAGGACCTGTCGCTCAATTTCGGCGTGATGTCGGTGCTGAAGACGCTCAATCTGGACGTCGCCGAGGGCGAGTTCGTCGTGCTGCTCGGGCCGTCCGGCTGCGGCAAGTCGACCTTGCTCAACTGCATTGCCGGACTGCTCGATATTTCGGAAGGCCGCATCTTCATCAAGGGCAAGAACGTCACCTGGGAGGAGCCGAAGGACCGCGGCATCGGCATGGTGTTCCAGTCCTACGCGCTCTATCCGCAGATGACAGTGGAGAAGAACCTTTCTTTCGGCCTGCGCGTTGCCGGCGTGGCCAAGGACGAGATCGCCAAACGCATCGCGCGCGCCGCCGAGATCCTGCAGATCGAGCCGCTGTTGCAGCGCAAGCCCTCGGCGCTTTCCGGCGGCCAGCGCCAGCGCGTGGCGATCGGCCGGGCGCTGGTGCGCGACGTCGACGTCTTCCTGTTCGACGAGCCGCTCTCCAATCTCGACGCCAAGCTGCGCGCGGAACTGCGCGTCGAGATCAAGCTGCTGCACCGCAAGCTCGAAAACACCATGATCTACGTCACCCACGACCAGATCGAGGCGATGACGCTTGCCGACCGCATCGCGGTAATGAAGGGCGGCGTCATCCAGCAGCTCGATGCGCCGCAGGTGATCTACAACCGTCCGGTCAACCGTTTCGTCGCCGGCTTTCTCGGCTCGCCGGCAATGAATTTTCTCGACGGCCAGCTGGAAAACGCCGATGGCGGCTGGCGCTTCGTCGCCGACGGTCTGAAAATTCCGCTCGACACCTATAATTTCGACCGGCAGCCGCAACCCGGACCAGCCGTATTCGGCATCAGGCCCGAGCATGTGAGTCTGAACAGCGGCGCTGGCTGGCCGTTCTCGGCGGCCAGCAAAGTCGAAGTGGTCGAGCCGATGGGCTCCGACACACTGGTCTGGCTGAAGCTTGCCCAACAGAAATTCAGCGTCCGCGTCACCTCCGAGCGCACGCCCAGGAACGATGAGGCGGTGACCATCGGCTTCGATCCGATGCGCGCCTCGCTCTTCGACGCCCAGAGCGGCAACCGCCTTTGACTTCACAACAGAAACGGACAGACAGATGAACTGGTCATTCCAACTTTACAGCGCGCGCAACTTCCTGCCGTGGGAGGGTGTGCTGAAAACGCTCGGCGAACTCGGCTACGGGCAAGTCGAGGGTTTTGGCGGCGTCTATGCCGATCCGAAGGCGTTCCGCGCCGAGCTCGACAAGAACGGGCTTGCGATGCCGACCGGGCACTTTTCCATCGAGGCGCTTGAAAAGGATTTCGGCGGCGTGCGCAAGACGGCCGACGCGCTCGGCATAACACTGCTGATCTGCCCCTACCTCATGCCCGATTCCAGGCCGTCCGATGCCGCCGGCTGGCGCGACTTCGGCGAGCGGCTTGCGAAGGTCGGCGATACAGCGAAGAATGCCGGCTACGGCTTTGCCTGGCACAACCATGATTTCGAATTCAAGGCGCTCGCCGACGGCTCGCTGCCGCAGGATCATATCCTGTCCGCCGCACCCGACATCGGCTGGGAGATGGACGTCGCCTGGGTGATCCGCGGCGGCGCCGATCCGCTGCCCTGGATCGAGAAGCACGGCAAGCGCATTGTCGCCGTCCATGTCAAGGATATCGCCAAGCCGGGCGAGGGGCTGGACGAGGACGGCTGGTCGGATGTCGGCCACGGCACCATCGACTGGCCCGGCCTGATCGAGGCGTTCCGCGCCAACAGCGCCGCCAAATATTTCGTCATGGAGCAGGACAATCCCAACGATGTCGGGCGCTTTGCCCGGCGCTCGATCGCGGCAGCCAAGAGCTGGTAGGAGCAATCAAAATGGCAAGCAAACTTGGCATCGGCGTCATCGGCTGCGGCAACATCTCGAAGGCGTATTTTTCGCTGGCGCCGCTGTTTCGTGGCATCAAGATGCGCGCCTGCGCGGACATCAACATGGACGCCGCGGAGGCAAGGGCGAAGGAGTTCAAGATACGCGCTGAGACAGTCAACGAAATCCTCAAGGACGACGAGATCGACATCATCGTCAACCTGACCGTTCCTGCGGTGCATTACGAAGTCTCGAAAGTGGCGCTCGAGGCCGGCAAGCACGTCTATTCGGAAAAGCCCTTCGTGCTCTCGGTCAAGGAAGGGCTCGACCTGAAAAGCCGAGCGCAGAAGAAAGGCCTGCGCATCGGCTCGGCGCCGGACACCTTTTTCGGCGGCGCGCACCAGCTGGTGCGTGAGCTGATCGACAGCGGCAAGCTCGGCAAGATCACCAGCGGCACCTGCCATGTGATGGGCCACGGTATGGAGCACTGGCATCCCAATCCCGACTTCTTCTTCCAGCCGGGCGCCGGCCCGGTGCTCGACATCGGGCCATACTACGTCACCAACCTGATCCAGCTGATCGGACCGGTCAGCCGGGTGGCGGCCTTCGCCACGACCCCGGCCAAAGAGCGGACGATCTCGTCGAAACCGCGCGCGGGCGAAAAAATCCCGGTCAACACGCCGACCACCATCCATGCGCTGCTGGAGTTCGAGAACGGCGCGGTGATCACGCTCAACACCAGCTGGGACGTCTGGAGCCACGGCCACGCGCCGATGGAACTCTACGGCGAGGCCGGCACCGTCTTCGTGCCGGATCCGAACTTCTTCGGCGGCGAGGTGAGCTTCACCGATGCCGCCAAACCGGTCAAGAAGCTGCCCAAATGGCGCCATCCGTTCGGCGTGCCGAACGAGATGCATGGACATGGCATGATGGCCAACTACCGCACCGCCGGCCTTGCCGACATGGCGATCGCGATCGCGGAGGGACGGCCGCACCGCTGCTCGATGGAGCTGGCGCTGCATGCCGTGGATGTCATGACCGGCATCCTGCGCTCCGGCGAAAGCGGCAAGTTCGTGCAGATGCAGACGACCTGCGAACGGCCGGCCGCGCTCGGCGTCAAAGAGGCGAAGGCGCTGTTGGCCAAGAAGAAGTAGGTCCAGGAAAGCTTCTATTTTGGCAAGCCTCTCCCCGTCCGGGCGGGGAGAGGCTAAAGGGTGGGACGCCGGGCCGGTTCATTGCCTATGCGGTGATGGCGCCCGATCCGTTTTGAGATTCGAGGATTTCCCATGCCCTATGTCGCCGCCGAAAACCGCTACGAAAGCATGATCTATAACCGCTGTGGGCGGTCCGGCCTGAAGCTGCCGGCTATCTCGCTCGGGCTGTGGCACAATTTCGGCAACGACACGCCGCACAGGGCCAAGCAGGCGATCGTGTGCAAGGCGTTCGACCTCGGCATCACGCATTTCGACCTCGCCAACAATTACGGCCCGCCGCCCGGCTCGGCCGAGACCGCCTTCGGCGAGATCCTGCGCAGCGATTTCGCCGGCTACCGCGATGAGCTGATCATCTCGACCAAGGCCGGTTACGAGATGTGGGCCGGTCCCTACGGCGAATGGGGCAGTCGCAAATACATGCTCGCCAGCCTCGACCAGAGCCTGAAGCGGATGGGGCTCGACTATGTCGACATCTTCTATTCGCACCGCTTCGATCCGGAGACGCCGCTGGAAGAGACCATGGGCGCGCTCGATCACGCGGTGCGCTCGGGCAAGGCGCTCTATGCTGGCATCTCCTCCTACAATTCGCAGCGCACGCGCGAGGCGGCCGATATTCTGAAGCACCTCGGCACGCCGTGTCTGATCCACCAGCCGAGCTATTCGATGCTCAACCGCTGGGTCGAGGAGGACGGGCTGCTCGACGCGCTGGAGGGGCTCGGCATCGGCTCGATCGTGTTCTCGCCGCTGGCGCAAGGCATGCTGACCGACAAATATCTCGGCGGCATCCCCGAAGGCAGCCGCGCCAGCCAGGGCAAGTCGCTGAGGCCGGCCTTCATCAACGACCAGTCGATCGCCAACATCCAGGCGCTCAACGCCATCGCCGGCCGGCGCGGCCAGACGCTGGCGCAGATGGCGCTGGCCTGGGTGCTGCGCAAAGGCCGGGTGACGACGGCGCTGATCGGCGCCAGCCGGCCGGAGCAGGTGGAGGATTGCGTCGGCGCGCTGAAGACGCTCGAGTTCAGCGATGCCGAGCTTGCCGAGATCGACACCTATGCGCGCGAGGCCGACATCAATCTCTGGGCGACTTCCGCCGAGCGTAAAGGTCCGGCGCGGAAGTAACGCTTAGCCGACGAACCATCCGCCCTTGCTCACGCCTGAGTTGTGAACCTACGGAAGCAGTGGCAAAATCGATGGTTCGTCGCTATGTCAGTGGAGTTGAAGCATTCGCATACGGAAATCGCATGCGAATGGGGCCACGACCGGACAAAAGCAATGACGGCAAGGAATGCGCTGACGAAGAACCAGCTGTGCGTGCTCGAAAAACTCGAGGCCGCCAGCGGGCCGCTCAGCGCCTATACGTTGCTCGACCAGCTGCGCGAGCGCGGCTTTCGCGCGCCGCTGCAGGTCTATCGTGCGCTCGACACGCTGGTGAAGTCCGGCTTCGTGCACAGGCTTGAAAGCCTCAACTCCTTCGTCGCCTGCGCCGAGCCGCACGACCACAGCCATTCGATGACCGCGTTCGCCATCTGCGACAATTGCGGCCAGGTGACCGAAATGTCGGATCATGATGTCGATCACCGACTGAACGAATGGGTGCGCTCGACCGGCTTTGCCGCCAAGAAGGCGGTGATCGAGTTTCGCGGAACGTGCGCCAAGTGCCGGGCTGAAGCAGCGTAGGCTTTCGCTTCGTCATCCTCGGGTCTTCGCCGCGTCGCTTCGCTCCTTGCTCCGCCCGTGGATGACGAACGAACGTAAGGCGCTCAGTGCGCCTCGTCCCAATTGTCCGCCGCCCGCGCGTCGACATGCAGCGGCACCGACATCGAGACCGCCGGCATCGGCGCGTGCTCCATCACACGGCGCACGACCGGTATGGTCGCCTCGACTTCCGCTTCCACCGTCTCGAAGATCAGCTCGTCATGCACTTGTAAGAGCATGCGGGCCGAGAGCTTCGCCTCGTCCAGCGCCTCTTCCATATGGACCATGGCGCGGCGGATGATGTCGGCGGCAGTGCCTTGCAGCCTGGCGTTGATCGAGGCTCGCTCGTTGAAGGCGCGGATCGAGGGATTGGAGGACCTTATCTCCGGATAGTGGATGCGGCGACCGAAGATGGTCTCGACGAAGCCGTTCTCGCGCGCATAGGCCTTGGTTTCATCGATATAGTCGCGAATGCCGGGGAAGCGCTCGAAATAGCGCTTGATGTAGGCGCTCGCTTCCTCGCGCGGGATCGACAGCTGGTTGGCGAGGCCGAAGGCCGAGATGCCGTAGATGATGCCGAAATTGATCGCCTTGGCGCGCCGGCGCACTTCCGAGGGCATGCCCGCCACCGGCACGTTGAACATTTCGGACGCGGTGATGGCATGGATGTCGGCGCCGTCGGCGAAGGCCTGCTTGAGCTGCGGGATTTCGGCAACATGGGCAAGCACGCGCAATTCGATCTGGCTGTAGTCGGCCGAAACCAGTTTGTGGCCTTTTTCGGCGATGAAGGCGGTCCTGATCTTGCGGCCTTCGGCCGTGCGCACCGGGATGTTCTGCAGATTGGGGTCGGAGGACGACAGCCGCCCCGTCGTCGTCGCGGCCAGCGCGTAGGAGGTGTGGACACGGTTGGTGCCCGGATTGATGAAGCCGGGCAGCGCGTCGGTATAGGTCGATTTCAGCTTGGTGAGCTGGCGCCAGTCGACGATCTTGCGCGGCAATTCATGGCCTTCGGCGGCAAGGTCTTCCAGGAGCTGCGCCGAGGTCGACCATTGGCCGGTCTTGGTCTTGGAGCCGCCCGGCAGGCCCATGCGCCCGAACAATATATCGCCCAGCTGCTTGGGCGAGCCGATGTTGATGCGCTCGCCGACAATCCCGTAGATTTCTTCCTCGACACGGGCGGCGCCTTGCGCCAGCTCGCCCGACAGTCGGGAGAGGATCTGCCGGTCGACCGAGATGCCGCGCTGCTCCATGCGGGCGAGCACCGGCACCAGCGGCCGTTCCAGCCGCTCATAGACGGAAACCAGGCCCTTGGCGGCGAGCCTGGGCTTCAGCACCTGCCAGAGCTGCAGCGTTATGTCGGCCTGCCCGGCGGCGTAGGCGGTGGCGCGATCGATATCGACCTGGTCGAAACCGACGGCGCTCCTTCCAGACCCCGCAAGTTCTTTCTTCGAAGCCGGCGCATGGCCCAACCATTTCTCGGAGAGTCCAGCCAGATCGTGATGACCGACCGTGCCGGCGTCGAGCACGTAAGAGATCAGCATGGTGTCGTCGAACGGGCCGACCTCGATGCCGTGGCGGCTCATCACGACGATGTCGTATTTCATGTCCTGAACGATTTTGAGGACCGACCTGTCCTCCAGCAGCGGCTTCAGCAGCGCCAGCGCCTCGCGGACGGGGATCTGGTCCGCCAGCATGCCGCCGCCAAGCAGGTCGCCATTGCCGCTCTTGTGGGCGAGCGGCAGATAGGCGGCGCGGCCCGGCGCGATCGCCATGGAAAGGCCGATCAGGTCGGCCTGCATCGGGTGGTCGCTCGAAGTGGTCTCGGCGTCGAAGGCAAGAATGCCGGCTTCCTTCGCCTCGGCGATCCAACCCTTCAGCGCCGCCACGTCGCGAATGGCGACATAGGCAGACGTGTCGATCTTGCGAGCGGCGGCATGTTCCAGCCGCAGCGCCGACAACAGGGAAGGGGTGTCGCCCTGCGGCGGCGCGTCCTCGCCCCTGATGGCCGGCTTTGCGGCGCCGTTCGAGCTGGGCGCAGCCTGCCTCTGTGCCGGTGGCGCGCCGGCGCCGACATCGGGGCCATGCGCGGTATCGGCGCGCTCGATGGTGACGGCGGCGGCCTGGACGCCGCCGATCTCGGTTCCCGTCGCTTCGGCGACACGCCGGGTCAGCGTCGTGAACTCCATCGTCTTCAAAAAGCCGATCAGCTTCGGCCCGTCCGGCGCATGCAGCACCAAATCGTCCAGCCCTTCCTTCAGCGGCACGTCGTTCTTCAGCGTCACCAGCTGGCGCGAGATGCGCGCCTTGTCGGCATTGGCGATGATGGTTTCGCGACGCTTCTCCTGCTTGATCTCGGAGGCGCGTGCCAGCAGCCCGTCAAGATCGCCGTACTGTTCCAGAAGCTGCGCCGCCGTCTTCGGGCCGATACCGGGCACGCCAGGAACATTGTCGACCGAGTCGCCGGTCAGCGCCTGCAGGTCGATCATCTTTTCCGGCGGCACGCCCCATTTCTCGATCACTTCGGGAACGCCGATCTGGCGATCCTTCATCGGGTCGTACATCGCAACGGTCGGGCCCACCAGCTGCATCAGGTCCTTGTCGGAAGAGATGATGGTGGTGTCGGCGCCGACCTCGCAGGCGAGCCGGCAATAGGTGGCGATGATGTCGTCGGCTTCGAAACCCTCCGTCTCGATGCAAGGCACGTTGAAGGCCGCCGTCGCCTGACGGATCAGGCCAAATTGCGGGATGAGGTCTTCCGGCGGCGCCGAGCGGTTGGCCTTGTATTCG is drawn from Mesorhizobium sp. B1-1-8 and contains these coding sequences:
- a CDS encoding carbohydrate ABC transporter permease, yielding MAEIAVSPPATVDASRHEATGPSGPKPRHVLSRRNIFLYGTLIVMALYYLLPLYVMIVTSLKGMPEIRLGNIFSPPLEITFEPWVKAWSQACTGLNCDGLSRGFWNSVRITVPSVLLSIAIASVNGYALANWRFKGADTFFIILIVGAFIPYQVMIYPIVIILREIGLYGSLTGLVIVHSIFGMPILTLLFRNYFTSMPEELFRAARVDGAGFWGIYLRIMLPMSLPIFVVAIILQVTGIWNDFLFGVVYTRPDTYPMTVQLNNIVNSVQGVKEYNVNMAATILTGLVPLIVYFISGKLFVRGIAAGAVKG
- a CDS encoding LacI family transcriptional regulator yields the protein MDRRRIEKDDETSARERPTLKTLAFMTGLGVTTVSRALKDAPEIGAETRRRVQLVAKQIGYRPNRAGVRLRTGKTNVISLVLNTEHELMSFVSDIIYGVTEVIADTPYHLIVTPYSRSQDPLDPVRYLVETGSADGVIFSRTQPNDPRARYMLERGIPFATHGRTDMGLVHPYHDFDNYAFAGEAVRHLAGMGRRRLALVTPPVGLTYYGHTVNGFADALSDVGASEVPFNTVSIDHTIEQIRTRTAQLMRRDNRPDGIVSSAAAATLAVVAGIEDAGLKLGRDVDVVSKQSSELLHLFRRELLVVNENFRLAGSELARAVLGWIGGAAPGSLQSLSAPGEVLPYRG
- a CDS encoding sugar phosphate isomerase/epimerase family protein, producing MNWSFQLYSARNFLPWEGVLKTLGELGYGQVEGFGGVYADPKAFRAELDKNGLAMPTGHFSIEALEKDFGGVRKTADALGITLLICPYLMPDSRPSDAAGWRDFGERLAKVGDTAKNAGYGFAWHNHDFEFKALADGSLPQDHILSAAPDIGWEMDVAWVIRGGADPLPWIEKHGKRIVAVHVKDIAKPGEGLDEDGWSDVGHGTIDWPGLIEAFRANSAAKYFVMEQDNPNDVGRFARRSIAAAKSW
- a CDS encoding carbohydrate ABC transporter permease — translated: MSKSNRPNQLFRNLNAKIASIPMILTALVVFVGGTAWTVLYSFTNSKLLPRLHFVGLDQYYRLWATPRWLVSIENLLIYGVISLVFSLVIGFLLAALLDQKIRFEDTFRTIFLYPFALSFIVTGLVWQWLLNPDFGIQHVVRDLGWTSFSFDPLYNSSIVIYGISIAALWQGTGLIMCLMLAGLRGIDEDIWKAARVDGIPTWKTYLFIIIPMMRPVFITTLVIIAAGIVKVYDLVVAQTSGGPGIASEVPAKYVYDYMFFAQNLGQGFAASTMMLLSVVIVIVPWAYLEFGGGKRG
- the mgrA gene encoding L-glyceraldehyde 3-phosphate reductase: MPYVAAENRYESMIYNRCGRSGLKLPAISLGLWHNFGNDTPHRAKQAIVCKAFDLGITHFDLANNYGPPPGSAETAFGEILRSDFAGYRDELIISTKAGYEMWAGPYGEWGSRKYMLASLDQSLKRMGLDYVDIFYSHRFDPETPLEETMGALDHAVRSGKALYAGISSYNSQRTREAADILKHLGTPCLIHQPSYSMLNRWVEEDGLLDALEGLGIGSIVFSPLAQGMLTDKYLGGIPEGSRASQGKSLRPAFINDQSIANIQALNAIAGRRGQTLAQMALAWVLRKGRVTTALIGASRPEQVEDCVGALKTLEFSDAELAEIDTYAREADINLWATSAERKGPARK
- a CDS encoding ABC transporter ATP-binding protein, yielding MAAVANPSVSIQDLSLNFGVMSVLKTLNLDVAEGEFVVLLGPSGCGKSTLLNCIAGLLDISEGRIFIKGKNVTWEEPKDRGIGMVFQSYALYPQMTVEKNLSFGLRVAGVAKDEIAKRIARAAEILQIEPLLQRKPSALSGGQRQRVAIGRALVRDVDVFLFDEPLSNLDAKLRAELRVEIKLLHRKLENTMIYVTHDQIEAMTLADRIAVMKGGVIQQLDAPQVIYNRPVNRFVAGFLGSPAMNFLDGQLENADGGWRFVADGLKIPLDTYNFDRQPQPGPAVFGIRPEHVSLNSGAGWPFSAASKVEVVEPMGSDTLVWLKLAQQKFSVRVTSERTPRNDEAVTIGFDPMRASLFDAQSGNRL
- a CDS encoding Gfo/Idh/MocA family protein, encoding MASKLGIGVIGCGNISKAYFSLAPLFRGIKMRACADINMDAAEARAKEFKIRAETVNEILKDDEIDIIVNLTVPAVHYEVSKVALEAGKHVYSEKPFVLSVKEGLDLKSRAQKKGLRIGSAPDTFFGGAHQLVRELIDSGKLGKITSGTCHVMGHGMEHWHPNPDFFFQPGAGPVLDIGPYYVTNLIQLIGPVSRVAAFATTPAKERTISSKPRAGEKIPVNTPTTIHALLEFENGAVITLNTSWDVWSHGHAPMELYGEAGTVFVPDPNFFGGEVSFTDAAKPVKKLPKWRHPFGVPNEMHGHGMMANYRTAGLADMAIAIAEGRPHRCSMELALHAVDVMTGILRSGESGKFVQMQTTCERPAALGVKEAKALLAKKK
- a CDS encoding ABC transporter substrate-binding protein — protein: MRYKFLTAAFAATVALNFAGPAAATDLEVTHWWTSGGEAAAVAELAKAFDATGNHWVDGAIAGSGGTARPIMISRITGGDPMGATQFNHGRQAEELVQAGLMRDLTDIATKGKWTEIVRPKSLLDSCTIDGKIYCVPVNIHSWQWLWLSNEAFKKAGVPTPKDWNEFVAAAPALEKAGIIPLAVGGQPWQASGAFDVLLAAVGGSDAFLKVYKNKDATFAAGPEIAKVFKAADDARKMAKNTNVQDWNQATNLVITGKAGGQIMGDWAQGEFQVAGKTAGKDYTCLPGLGLNEVIATGGDAFYFPLLKDADKSKAQEVLAQTLLDPKTQVAFNLKKGSLPVRGDVDLNTANDCMKKGLAILAKGAVIPWTDQLLSQDSQKQKEDLFSEFFAKPDMTLEEAQKRFAAIIASAD